A stretch of the Planctomycetota bacterium genome encodes the following:
- a CDS encoding transglutaminase domain-containing protein: MRAHFGLASLAGVLSILACTAMPPAASAQAVIRQREPERWTLSFRVDIRAWQDFGSVRAKRAAEHDVWTFDNASVVVPVLERTSTHRVDPRGLSIEVTLDDRPAPPAVAEPVRLIPGKHAGSRWGMFAMGEGMGREIRVQMKLPMTSYAVEVDDEAAIAMEWPQGDWPADAASALLPQMGIELDLAGEPYQGLDRAQEKVERLLQTLGREPREVPPYLVAKFLTAQVWRHIRNTNGNGLQYNRLGEIEGIGLQGVPWTISGRGRTNEFDACSMLVYVLRQAGLPARLVLGVIADVEFDDEDMIARDDDDEDDIICWVEFALVERGRSVWIPIDLIGLMDRSSRAPDVSKYEELARPWKGFGTIEDSDRWAPFSHHFHPPLTVKAYGSPGFWGIFAEPTEPGRATQAITFDVTRTPTTAESQREMQQQRQRQRRSR; the protein is encoded by the coding sequence GTGCGAGCACACTTCGGACTAGCGTCGTTGGCGGGCGTCCTGTCGATCCTGGCGTGCACCGCGATGCCGCCGGCCGCGTCGGCCCAAGCGGTCATCCGGCAGCGCGAGCCGGAGCGCTGGACGCTCAGCTTCCGCGTCGACATCCGCGCCTGGCAAGACTTCGGCAGCGTGCGGGCCAAGCGAGCGGCCGAGCACGACGTGTGGACCTTCGACAACGCCAGCGTCGTGGTGCCCGTGCTGGAGCGGACTAGCACGCACCGCGTCGATCCCCGGGGCCTGTCGATCGAGGTCACTCTCGACGACCGGCCCGCGCCGCCCGCGGTCGCCGAACCGGTGCGGCTCATCCCCGGCAAGCACGCCGGGTCGCGGTGGGGCATGTTCGCCATGGGCGAGGGCATGGGCCGCGAGATCCGCGTGCAGATGAAGCTGCCGATGACCTCCTACGCCGTCGAGGTCGACGACGAGGCGGCGATTGCGATGGAGTGGCCCCAGGGCGATTGGCCGGCCGACGCGGCGTCGGCGCTGCTGCCCCAGATGGGGATCGAGCTCGACCTGGCGGGCGAGCCGTACCAGGGCCTCGATCGAGCCCAGGAGAAGGTCGAGCGGCTGCTCCAAACCCTCGGCCGCGAGCCCCGCGAAGTCCCGCCGTACCTGGTCGCTAAGTTCCTCACGGCCCAGGTCTGGCGGCACATCCGCAACACCAACGGCAACGGGCTCCAGTACAACCGTCTCGGCGAGATCGAGGGCATCGGGCTCCAGGGCGTGCCGTGGACGATCTCCGGCCGCGGCCGCACGAACGAGTTCGATGCGTGCTCGATGCTGGTGTACGTGCTGCGGCAGGCCGGCCTGCCCGCCCGGCTCGTGCTGGGCGTGATCGCCGACGTCGAGTTCGATGACGAGGACATGATCGCGCGCGACGATGACGACGAGGACGACATCATCTGCTGGGTCGAGTTTGCCCTCGTCGAGCGTGGCCGCTCGGTGTGGATCCCCATCGACCTCATCGGCCTGATGGACCGCAGCAGCCGCGCGCCGGACGTGAGCAAGTACGAGGAACTCGCGAGGCCCTGGAAGGGCTTCGGCACCATCGAGGACAGCGATCGGTGGGCGCCCTTCTCGCACCACTTCCACCCGCCGCTGACGGTCAAGGCCTATGGCTCGCCGGGCTTCTGGGGCATCTTCGCCGAGCCCACCGAGCCCGGTCGAGCCACGCAGGCAATCACCTTCGATGTGACCCGCACGCCGACCACGGCGGAATCGCAGCGCGAGATGCAGCAGCAACGCCAGCGTCAGCGGCGATCCCGCTAG
- a CDS encoding UbiA family prenyltransferase, whose protein sequence is MPHRLEHACLPAAIYAGGAASCVLTLAGGAPGHEQALAIGFTAAVAWMAYILDRAKIFARWHDPADRLARPERDAWVRAHRGGLLAGAAALATIGVVFALALRPWLATFVPAGAAAVIAYGSRDAASDRTRPKDVLLLKNALTAAAFATLACSSTSAAGIDPRAVASPGLFLACVVLGDAVLCDIEDLHADEAHRTRTVAVAAGPRTARTLGLGILALTATSWLVFVDRTPASAVIAAGLWLTATLAVWATHRVRIAIDLRMGVVALAAALIA, encoded by the coding sequence GTGCCCCACCGACTCGAGCACGCGTGCCTGCCCGCGGCGATCTACGCCGGCGGCGCGGCGTCGTGCGTGCTCACGCTCGCCGGCGGCGCCCCGGGCCACGAACAGGCGCTGGCGATCGGATTCACCGCGGCCGTCGCATGGATGGCCTACATCCTCGATCGCGCCAAGATCTTCGCCCGGTGGCACGACCCGGCCGACCGGCTCGCGCGACCCGAGCGGGACGCCTGGGTCCGGGCCCACCGCGGAGGATTGCTCGCGGGGGCGGCCGCGCTCGCCACGATCGGCGTCGTGTTCGCCCTCGCCCTCCGCCCCTGGCTCGCGACGTTCGTGCCCGCGGGCGCGGCGGCGGTGATTGCCTACGGCTCTCGGGACGCCGCCAGCGACCGCACGCGGCCGAAGGACGTCCTGCTGCTCAAGAACGCGCTCACGGCGGCGGCCTTCGCCACGCTCGCGTGCAGCTCGACGAGTGCGGCCGGTATCGACCCGCGGGCCGTCGCATCGCCGGGCTTGTTCCTGGCTTGTGTCGTGCTGGGCGACGCGGTGCTGTGCGACATCGAGGACCTGCACGCCGACGAAGCCCACCGCACCAGGACGGTCGCCGTCGCCGCCGGCCCGCGGACCGCTCGGACGCTCGGGCTGGGCATCCTGGCACTCACGGCGACGTCGTGGCTGGTCTTCGTCGATCGCACGCCGGCCTCGGCGGTGATCGCGGCCGGCCTCTGGCTCACCGCCACGCTCGCGGTGTGGGCGACCCACCGCGTGCGCATCGCCATCGATCTCCGCATGGGTGTCGTCGCCCTCGCGGCGGCCCTGATCGCGTAG
- a CDS encoding class II fumarate hydratase yields MATTATPETRTEKDALGALEVPADVLYGASTQRAVDNFPSFRPVPDAILRAYVLLKRAAAEANNEIGWLEDERARLIAAACDRLEAGLPGDGGLGRHFPVDVFQTGSGTSTNNNFNEVIANLVCRDRTGEIGGSKDKAYIAAGGVHPNDHVNLGQSSNDTFPTAIHVAAVQAIARGLLPELGRLAAALEAKADAFRTIVKSGRTHLMDATPIGMGQVFGGYARQARLGEDRLRRALDVLAELPIGGTAVGTGIETHERFGALVAAKLADATGCDFREAADHCEAQHAKDAVVEASGHLRTLAVSLTKIANDIRWMGSGPRCGLGELRLPEIQPGSSIMPGKVNPVICESVVMACCQVLGNDRAIEAGGLGGIGSILDLNVAMPMMAANLLDSIDLLEQSCRVFREKLIEGLEAHADHCEDLAKRSSAVCTGLKNIIGYEAAGELAVEALESKRNVVDVAVERITAEWLAERKVSLSDSDRARVLDEAGLRDLLDPKNMIAPSR; encoded by the coding sequence ATGGCAACGACCGCCACCCCCGAGACCCGCACGGAGAAGGACGCCCTGGGCGCCCTGGAGGTGCCCGCGGATGTGCTCTACGGGGCCAGCACCCAGCGGGCGGTCGACAACTTCCCGAGCTTCCGCCCCGTGCCGGACGCGATCTTGCGGGCCTACGTGCTGCTCAAGCGGGCCGCGGCCGAGGCCAACAACGAGATCGGCTGGCTGGAGGACGAGCGGGCCCGGCTCATCGCCGCCGCGTGCGATCGGCTCGAGGCCGGGCTGCCCGGCGACGGCGGGCTGGGCCGCCACTTCCCCGTCGACGTCTTCCAGACCGGCTCGGGCACCAGCACCAACAACAACTTCAACGAGGTGATCGCCAACCTCGTCTGCCGGGACCGCACCGGCGAGATCGGCGGGAGCAAGGACAAGGCATACATCGCCGCCGGCGGCGTGCACCCCAACGACCACGTCAACCTGGGCCAGTCCTCCAACGACACCTTCCCCACCGCCATACACGTGGCCGCCGTGCAGGCCATCGCCCGCGGCCTGCTGCCCGAGCTCGGCCGGCTCGCGGCGGCGCTCGAGGCCAAGGCGGACGCCTTCCGAACCATCGTCAAGAGCGGCCGCACCCACCTCATGGACGCCACGCCCATCGGCATGGGCCAGGTCTTCGGCGGCTACGCGCGGCAGGCACGCTTGGGCGAGGACCGGCTGCGGCGCGCCCTCGACGTCCTCGCCGAGCTGCCCATCGGCGGCACCGCGGTGGGCACGGGCATCGAGACGCACGAGCGCTTCGGCGCACTGGTCGCCGCCAAGCTCGCCGATGCCACGGGCTGCGACTTTCGCGAGGCCGCCGACCACTGCGAGGCCCAGCACGCCAAGGACGCCGTCGTCGAGGCATCCGGCCACCTGCGGACGCTCGCGGTGAGCCTGACCAAGATCGCCAACGACATCCGCTGGATGGGAAGCGGTCCACGGTGCGGGTTGGGTGAGCTGCGGCTGCCCGAGATCCAGCCCGGCTCGTCGATCATGCCCGGCAAGGTCAACCCGGTCATCTGCGAATCGGTGGTCATGGCCTGCTGCCAGGTGCTCGGCAACGACCGCGCCATCGAGGCCGGCGGGCTGGGCGGCATCGGCAGCATCCTTGACCTCAATGTCGCCATGCCCATGATGGCCGCCAACTTGCTCGACTCGATCGACCTGCTCGAGCAGTCCTGCCGCGTCTTCCGCGAGAAGCTGATCGAGGGTCTCGAGGCCCACGCCGACCACTGCGAGGACCTGGCCAAGCGGAGCAGCGCCGTGTGCACGGGGTTGAAGAACATCATCGGCTACGAAGCCGCGGGCGAGCTCGCCGTTGAGGCGCTCGAGAGCAAGCGGAACGTGGTCGACGTCGCCGTCGAGCGGATCACCGCCGAGTGGCTCGCCGAGCGGAAGGTCTCGCTCTCGGACTCGGATCGTGCGCGGGTGCTCGACGAGGCGGGCCTCCGCGACCTGCTCGACCCCAAGAACATGATCGCGCCGAGCCGCTGA